The proteins below are encoded in one region of Nitrospira sp.:
- the lnt gene encoding apolipoprotein N-acyltransferase, with amino-acid sequence MAKLGLALLTSVLLTCSLPPFDWGWIAWVALVPLLVACHGSTAAQATGLGFLSGFGAVCGALSWIFEVPAFGIHHFLLLGGYLALYPALWCLGLAYLKRFDIVTAIPPAALWVILDYVRAHAGFLAFPWGTLAHTQHDHLAVLQVATVTGEYGVTFLVVLGSTAIAGIITRRARVSAIVALLLIGLVHSTGILALNTGHAERTLRVAAVQPSIPVGGHATGADRLVNFRLLERLTVAAAVSHPSLIAWPETAIAGNLRADPLLASDLQAIVQELGVPLVLGVSEVEKFAARDHLGEIRRRAYNSAYFFSPNAALSAPYHKRYLLPFGEYAPFEGMVTWPAWVGGRGYDRVAGEGPRVFALPDGTPFSTLICWESLFSDLSRESVMAGARLLVQLNNPAWFGHSAAGAQQNLSSVLRAVENRVPIVVASNTGPSQVIDPHGRIVASSSSIFTVDMVAGQVPLGESGTVYTRMGDVFVWGLVALVSLAAWPGLAWNRMTLWALKWHRQRSLEQPLN; translated from the coding sequence ATGGCCAAACTCGGTCTGGCGCTATTGACGTCCGTATTGTTGACATGTTCCTTGCCACCGTTCGATTGGGGATGGATTGCTTGGGTTGCTCTAGTGCCGCTGCTGGTAGCCTGCCATGGCTCCACTGCCGCCCAGGCGACGGGACTAGGCTTTCTGAGCGGCTTCGGAGCGGTGTGCGGCGCCTTGAGTTGGATCTTCGAGGTGCCGGCATTTGGCATCCACCATTTCCTGTTGTTGGGGGGCTACCTTGCGCTCTATCCCGCCCTCTGGTGTCTGGGACTCGCTTATTTAAAGCGGTTCGACATCGTGACCGCCATTCCACCGGCTGCGTTGTGGGTGATCCTCGACTATGTGCGTGCGCACGCCGGATTTCTGGCCTTCCCTTGGGGAACCCTCGCTCATACGCAACACGATCATCTCGCGGTGCTGCAGGTGGCGACCGTGACCGGCGAATATGGGGTCACGTTTTTGGTGGTGCTTGGCAGCACCGCGATTGCTGGGATCATCACTCGGCGAGCCCGGGTCAGCGCAATTGTCGCCCTGCTCCTCATCGGGCTTGTTCATTCAACGGGCATCCTCGCGCTAAACACCGGGCATGCCGAACGAACGCTCCGAGTGGCCGCCGTCCAGCCGAGTATTCCGGTCGGGGGGCACGCGACAGGAGCAGATCGCCTTGTCAACTTCCGTCTCCTCGAACGGCTGACCGTTGCCGCAGCCGTTTCACACCCATCACTGATTGCCTGGCCGGAGACAGCCATTGCCGGAAACCTGCGGGCAGACCCGTTGCTGGCGTCTGACCTGCAGGCGATTGTTCAGGAGCTTGGGGTGCCGCTCGTTCTCGGAGTCTCAGAGGTCGAAAAGTTCGCTGCACGCGACCACCTCGGCGAGATTCGACGACGGGCCTATAATTCTGCCTATTTCTTCTCACCGAATGCAGCGCTGTCCGCTCCTTACCATAAGCGGTACCTTCTCCCGTTTGGTGAGTATGCACCCTTTGAGGGTATGGTGACTTGGCCAGCTTGGGTCGGCGGACGTGGCTATGACCGAGTTGCGGGCGAGGGGCCGCGAGTATTTGCGCTGCCCGATGGCACTCCGTTCTCGACACTGATCTGTTGGGAAAGCTTGTTCAGCGATCTGAGCCGAGAATCGGTGATGGCAGGCGCTCGTTTGCTCGTGCAATTGAACAACCCCGCCTGGTTTGGCCATAGCGCAGCCGGCGCCCAGCAAAATCTTTCGTCCGTGCTTCGGGCCGTCGAAAACCGCGTGCCTATTGTGGTTGCCTCTAATACGGGTCCGTCGCAAGTCATTGATCCGCATGGCCGAATCGTGGCGAGCAGTTCGAGCATTTTTACCGTCGACATGGTCGCAGGACAGGTGCCGCTCGGCGAGAGTGGGACCGTTTACACAAGGATGGGCGATGTGTTCGTGTGGGGCCTGGTCGCCTTGGTCAGCCTGGCGGCTTGGCCTGGTTTGGCTTGGAATCGGATGACTCTATGGGCCCTCAAATGGCATCGTCAGCGTTCTTTGGAACAGCCGCTAAATTGA
- a CDS encoding ATP/GTP-binding protein, whose amino-acid sequence MTFHHKHASRQSRTRHGSRGLATGLLLVLGWCALSTEVGALQVLELLEPYSFVVDTDSKAYFISSVNGDETARDNNGFITKMDEAGTVVQLKFIAGGQNGHTLHAPKGLAIVGRTLYVVDLDQLKGYDKTTGQLLVTVPLGSGAAPQAGPPSQLMDVVTDGHGLLFVSDRTRDTIYRIAIAKNHQVSILIHNPGLAGPAGIALHPRGDRLVVVSWDKGKIVEVGFDGALTELVSNGFFSSRFGNLSGVDFDQWGNMYVSDFTRGKIWRMQPDQKFQVIAEYLPSPADIAIDRSNHVILVPYHYGNAAEVNGLESPIKKGGTKRTLSDYGFAPPPSGKDSGAK is encoded by the coding sequence ATGACGTTTCATCACAAGCATGCCTCCCGCCAGTCTCGCACGAGACACGGTTCTCGCGGCCTCGCCACCGGTCTGCTTCTCGTGCTCGGCTGGTGCGCGCTGTCCACCGAAGTCGGGGCACTACAGGTATTGGAGCTTCTGGAACCGTACAGTTTTGTGGTCGACACGGATAGCAAAGCATACTTTATTTCCAGTGTGAACGGCGACGAAACGGCGCGTGACAACAACGGCTTCATCACCAAAATGGACGAAGCCGGGACCGTCGTCCAGCTCAAGTTTATCGCCGGGGGGCAGAATGGACACACGCTGCATGCACCGAAGGGGCTTGCCATCGTCGGCCGCACCCTCTATGTCGTCGATCTCGACCAACTGAAAGGCTACGACAAAACGACCGGTCAGCTTCTGGTCACGGTTCCGCTCGGTTCCGGGGCCGCCCCGCAGGCCGGTCCCCCAAGCCAGCTCATGGACGTGGTCACCGACGGCCATGGGCTCCTTTTCGTGTCCGATCGAACACGGGACACAATCTACCGAATCGCCATCGCCAAGAATCATCAGGTATCGATATTGATCCACAATCCGGGTCTGGCCGGTCCAGCCGGTATCGCACTCCACCCTAGAGGCGACCGGCTGGTCGTCGTCAGCTGGGATAAGGGCAAGATCGTCGAAGTCGGGTTCGATGGCGCATTGACCGAGCTGGTGTCCAATGGGTTCTTCAGCTCGCGCTTCGGCAATCTCTCTGGCGTAGATTTCGATCAGTGGGGCAACATGTACGTGTCGGATTTTACCCGTGGCAAGATCTGGCGGATGCAGCCCGATCAGAAGTTTCAGGTCATCGCCGAATATCTTCCCAGTCCGGCCGACATTGCTATTGATCGGTCCAATCACGTCATTTTGGTGCCGTATCACTATGGAAATGCGGCGGAAGTCAACGGGCTCGAATCGCCCATTAAGAAAGGCGGAACGAAACGCACACTCTCGGACTATGGTTTTGCCCCCCCGCCATCCGGGAAGGACTCCGGCGCAAAATGA
- the folD gene encoding bifunctional protein FolD — translation MAAQIIDGKALAQQIRERIANDCADLLATKHVRPGLAAILVGDDPASHIYVRNKEKACEAAGIYVDEHKLPASTSQAELLRLIDKMNVDPRIHGILVQLPLPKQIDSKIVLEAVSPQKDADGFHPYNFGRLVEGSPTVEACTPKGVIKMIESTGVAIEGKRAVVLGRSNIVGKPVALMLLQRNATVTVCHSKTNDLPAVCREADILVVAIGKARFVTADMVRDGAMVIDVGTNRLPDGKLAGDVDYEPVNQKAGWISPVPGGVGPMTIAMLLDNTLESAQRAAGVR, via the coding sequence GTGGCAGCCCAGATTATCGACGGGAAGGCACTTGCCCAGCAGATCCGTGAACGAATTGCGAACGATTGCGCCGACCTCTTGGCCACGAAACATGTCCGGCCAGGGCTAGCAGCGATCCTGGTGGGTGACGATCCTGCTTCGCATATTTACGTGCGGAATAAAGAGAAAGCCTGCGAAGCTGCGGGGATCTACGTCGACGAGCACAAACTTCCTGCGTCGACCTCGCAAGCCGAGCTGCTGCGGCTGATCGACAAAATGAATGTTGACCCCAGGATACATGGTATTCTGGTGCAGTTGCCGTTGCCGAAGCAAATCGACAGCAAAATCGTTCTTGAGGCCGTCTCGCCCCAGAAGGACGCCGATGGCTTCCACCCGTATAATTTCGGGCGACTCGTCGAGGGCAGTCCGACCGTCGAAGCCTGTACGCCCAAAGGCGTCATCAAAATGATCGAATCTACGGGCGTGGCGATCGAAGGGAAACGGGCGGTCGTGTTGGGACGCAGCAACATCGTCGGCAAACCGGTGGCGCTGATGTTGCTCCAGCGGAATGCGACCGTGACCGTCTGCCACTCGAAAACCAATGACTTGCCAGCCGTGTGTCGTGAGGCGGACATCCTCGTCGTGGCCATCGGCAAAGCCAGGTTCGTGACCGCCGACATGGTGCGCGATGGCGCCATGGTCATCGACGTGGGGACCAACCGTTTGCCAGACGGAAAACTGGCCGGTGATGTGGACTACGAGCCGGTGAACCAAAAAGCGGGGTGGATCAGTCCGGTGCCGGGAGGGGTCGGACCGATGACGATCGCGATGCTGTTGGACAATACGCTGGAGTCGGCGCAGCGGGCGGCCGGAGTGAGGTAA